In the genome of Xiphophorus hellerii strain 12219 chromosome 14, Xiphophorus_hellerii-4.1, whole genome shotgun sequence, the window AAGCAAAATCAGAGAAAGATTATGAATAAAATAGATTAATGGCTTTCCATACGTCCTCTTGCATTGCTTTGGTGTGGAATGTTTTAGATAGTCTGaacaaaaatcaaagtaaacatgaacaaatctgctgattatttttagtttctctGCTTGTGCCTTCATATCTGAACCCAGACAGTCGGAGATTAACGGGGCGTTTCGGTCTGACCTTCCCGGACGCTGAAGGGCATGGTGACGACCCCGTAGGCGCTGGGGACGCCGTACAGGCAGCAGATGAAGTCCGACAGGTAGTCCAACACGCTCAGGTCGTGCTCCACCACGATGATGTACCTGAAGCACAGAGTTATTAAACCAAAGCAGAATACAAAAAACCTTAaatcccacaagtctgaaccagAAGTGATCcgcgccatcttggtaggcaagaGCAGCACAAAGCATAGCAGACCGATGGCTTCAAgatcaacaaaaaatatatatatatgtggaCTCTCTTGACCAATGTGTGagataaagacagaaataaaatggctGCTGTTGGGATCGACCCAAATGAGACGCAGAAGGAAAATATGTCAGACCTGCtattagctagctagctaatgAACATGAGAGGAGATTCGCCTGAAATCAGTGTTTAAATGGATTAGTAAAGGACGTACAAACACTCTGTGTGAATAACAaggttctggtgactggcagagTAAGTTCATGTAATAAAACGAAGGCTACATGACCCTCTTAgctagcagataaaagctacataaCTAAGCTAATTTAGCTAGTTCGGCAGtaagtactacagtaaatatcactgatgTTTATCTTAGCATTAGACAGAGGTGGATAGAGTACTCAAATATTGAGATCAAATAACAGTTGTAATGTACTTAAACTGTTTAAGCTAGTTTTAAGCTTGTGGCTTGCttgttgttgtcatagcaactgcctaccaagatggcagtcagttacaaagttccaggaagtgacatcacatGAGAACTACGTATAAACCTGCAGGCGCCGCTCACCTGTCGGGGGTGATGAGCGAGCGGATTGTGATGGCCGCCTTCAGCCGCTGCTTCACGTCCAGGTAGCTGGACGGCTCGTCAAACATGAAGCtgagaacagaaaacagaaccGTCAGGATCCGGGCTCGGCTCTGAGGTCCGGTTAGAAACCCGAGTCGGACTCACATGTCGGCCTTCTGGATGCAGACCACGGCGCAGGCGAACCTCTGCAGCTCTCCTCCGGACAGATCCTCCACGTTCCTCTCCCGCAGGTGACTCAGATCTGCCGGGAAAAGAGTTTTACTCgtttaatcaataaaaatatcaaacattcagccttatttttaatcaaaggcTTCCTTTGATTGATATTAATGTCACATGAATAATGGTGGTCGAAAAAAAGATGCAATCAGGAAAAGAATCTGAAGAAgagatgaaatgttttgatgtaATTGTCATTTTCATGTCTGCAGCCActaataaatcaataatcaatgatcaAATCAAAAAACGTTAAAAACTGAACTAATTACCCTGGTTCATAGAAAGTCGCAAGATTATAAACAATCATATAGAATGAAATTATTCATAAAGTACAGGAGCCGTAGTTTGttaaatttgatcaaatttgtaaaattttaaaaatttattaatctttaaacttaaaaaactatttttaaattgaatttagaacatgtaatttaatttcctcaattaaaaaatgctttttaaaatcaaatttgccaaattaaaaaatttacaagatttattaaatgtattaatttttaatttacaaatttgttaatttttttatttgctccaTTTGAAACAAACTGTGGCTCacatggtttattttatttcatttcatatttaagtcatatttaataccTTACAATACAACACTtctatatatgtttatttaaagttgtATATAGATTGTGGTTATATTATATTTagtaatatttaacactggattGTGTGAACAAATAAATTTCCCATTggagatcaataaagtatttttttctcctacagcagcaattattaaattattgaccaaattaaaagagaaatttgCATAATCCTTGCTTTCATCTTGACAGAAAAACTATTTAGCAATTTATATCCAGAGAGAAAACACGTTTTACGCGTTAAAACATCAACCATCTTCtcatattttatagaaatccGATAATAAACAAAAACGCTACGACCATTTTTACTCCTCCCACATTGGAACAGTTTGCAGTAGCGCGTCGCTAGCTGTAGCGGCTAACAGGCTAGCGGCTAACAGGCTAGCGGTCCAGTAATGGATGATGGTTTCTACCTAGCTGGTCGCAGATGATGTCCTGAGTGTCTGTGTCGTCTTTCCTGCTCAGGATGGCCCCTACTGACCCCTGCAGGCGGAAACGAGTCATTACAGCAGGTGGAGACGCGAACCGAAGCCTGGACTGAAGCGGCTGCCGGTTTCACCGACCTTGACGGTTTTTGGGATCTGGTCGACGTACTGCGGCTTGACGATGGCCCTCAGGTCGTCCTCCAGGATTTTAGTGAAGTAGTTCTGCAGCTCAGAACCTCTGAAGTAGGTCAGGATCTCCTGCCAGTCTGGAGGGTTCTGAGGCGCACAAAAATACgagaaaaattacacaaaactggaagaaaatgaaaatacatgGAGGATAAATCAGTGAGAGAGCCAACATTACACATCTGTCACATTAgactttagatcaacattataaatattactaaagttatatttttactttcagatatgaaaacatgaatCTTATCTTTAGCAAACAAAAGTTCTTCCACCCTCATTCTTAtcataaacaaactgaaaccaaaTACCGTATTTTCTGGACTAGAAGTCACAGTTTTTTTCATACatgcttttttcctcttcatgagaaattttttaatttatgtgacTCAGTCAGGAAAATATGGTAGTTAAAGCTGCCCAATATGTTGCCAACAGAGGTAATGAACttacttttttaaagatatCATAACATTTCTACATGTCTGTCACACTGGACAAAAAATGTTGTTGCTCAAAATGTTAAAGAGGAGACGAAGGACAGGAGAAAAGAGACAGATGTGAAAACCAACGGCTCCGACACTCACATCAAACTTCCCCAGGTTGGGTTTCTGTTTCCCAGCCAGGATCTTCAGGGCCGTGGACTTCCCGATACCGTTGGTTCCCACCAGCCCCAGAACCTCTCCGGGTCGGGGAATAGGCAGCCTGCAGCAACAAGCAGAAACAAACCTCAGATCATCTTCAGACTCATCCTGCAAGGAAACGAATCACTGGGGACCAAAGAGGAGAGATTTACCAGACTGTCAGCAAAATCAAGACCTTTTATGGCCTTTTTAAAGACACCTTGGATTAAAGTTAAGACCAAAAAGCCTGTAAATATACGGGACGGTTGGTGGATCCTGCTGAGTTACAATCAACCACATCAGAGCTGTGATAGTTAGTAATTTGCGTACCTGTGCAGTTTGAAGGAGTTGGCACAGTATCTGTGAGTCGTTTCTTTCTCCAGGTTGCTGGGAAGGTTGACGATGGACAACGCTCCGAACGGACATTTCTAcgacgacaacaggaagtgaggaaAAGAAACCTgactaaacacacacaaacaatcCAATCTGTGTGCGGCTACCTTGATGCAGATGCCGCAGCCTATGCACAGCGACTCTGAGATCCAGACGATCTTACTCTGAGGAGTCACCTCGATGCACAGCTTACCTGCAAACACACGCAGCTCATCAGCTTCCTGCAGCCGcatcatcaacaacaacaacagcgcTCCAGTGTCCAAACACTCACCCATGCGGACCACCGGGCAGCTCTTCTTGCACTCCTGACGGCATTTTTTAGGCTTGCACTTGTCGTGGTTGACGATGGCGATCCTGGTGTTCTTATCCGCCATGTTGGAGGGCTGGAATGACGGACGCTAGCGCCTGCGGAGCTGGAAGGAGGAGGCAGACAGAGGAGAGAAGACGAAGGAAAAGAATCAA includes:
- the abce1 gene encoding ATP-binding cassette sub-family E member 1, with translation MADKNTRIAIVNHDKCKPKKCRQECKKSCPVVRMGKLCIEVTPQSKIVWISESLCIGCGICIKKCPFGALSIVNLPSNLEKETTHRYCANSFKLHRLPIPRPGEVLGLVGTNGIGKSTALKILAGKQKPNLGKFDNPPDWQEILTYFRGSELQNYFTKILEDDLRAIVKPQYVDQIPKTVKGSVGAILSRKDDTDTQDIICDQLDLSHLRERNVEDLSGGELQRFACAVVCIQKADIFMFDEPSSYLDVKQRLKAAITIRSLITPDRYIIVVEHDLSVLDYLSDFICCLYGVPSAYGVVTMPFSVREGINIFLDGYVPTENLRFRETSLVFKVAETANEEEVKRLRHYQYPDMAKTMGEFILDIKGGEFTDSEIMVMLGENGTGKTTFIRMLAGGLKPDGGGEVPILNVSYKPQTISPKFKGSVRALLHEKIRDAYTHPQFITDVMKPLQIESIIDQDVQNLSGGELQRVALTLCLGKPADVYLIDEPSAYLDSEQRLMAARVIKRYILHAKKTAFVVEHDFIMATYLADRVIVFDGIPSKKTAANTPQSLLAGMNRFLSLLEITFRRDPNNFRPRINKLNSIKDTEQKKSGNYFFLDD